The following are encoded together in the Zingiber officinale cultivar Zhangliang chromosome 8A, Zo_v1.1, whole genome shotgun sequence genome:
- the LOC122010166 gene encoding probable NADH dehydrogenase [ubiquinone] 1 alpha subcomplex subunit 5, mitochondrial isoform X2, whose translation MRSSTVIEFDFEAKMFLRRVLLGGGWRAMSTQVGKKVKETTGIVGLDVVPNAREVLISLYTLTLREIQVVPPDEGYRKAVESFTRQRLNVCLEEDDWEEIENRLGCGQVEELIEEAKDELTLISKMIGAKFTAFIKLFAVANTGKLRRRPRRQATARFR comes from the exons ATGCGCTCTTCCACGGTGATCGAGTTCGATTTTGAGGCGAAGATGTTCCTGCGGCGAGTGCTGTTGGGCGGCGGATGGCGGGCTATGTCGACGCAAGTAGGGAAGAAGGTGAAGGAGACGACCGGGATTGTGGGGCTCGACGTGGTGCCCAACGCCCGCGAGGTGCTGATCTCCCTCTACACCCTCACCCTAAGGGAGATCCAGGTCGTGCCCCCGGACGAGGGCTACCGCAAGGCCGTCGAGAGCTTCACCCGCCAACGCCTCAACGTCTGCCTGGAGGAGGATGACTGGGAGGAGATCGAGAACCGCCTGGGGTGCGGCCAGGTCGAGGAGCTCATCGAGGAGGCGAAGGACGAGCTCACGCTTATCTCCAAGATGATCG GTGCAAAATTCACTGCGTTCATCAAACTTTTTGCCGTTGCCAACACCGGTAAGCTCAGGCGTCGTCCACGTCGGCAAGCAACAGCCCGGTTCAGGTAG
- the LOC122010166 gene encoding probable NADH dehydrogenase [ubiquinone] 1 alpha subcomplex subunit 5, mitochondrial isoform X3: MRSSTVIEFDFEAKMFLRRVLLGGGWRAMSTQVGKKVKETTGIVGLDVVPNAREVLISLYTLTLREIQVVPPDEGYRKAVESFTRQRLNVCLEEDDWEEIENRLGCGQVEELIEEAKDELTLISKMIDQ; the protein is encoded by the exons ATGCGCTCTTCCACGGTGATCGAGTTCGATTTTGAGGCGAAGATGTTCCTGCGGCGAGTGCTGTTGGGCGGCGGATGGCGGGCTATGTCGACGCAAGTAGGGAAGAAGGTGAAGGAGACGACCGGGATTGTGGGGCTCGACGTGGTGCCCAACGCCCGCGAGGTGCTGATCTCCCTCTACACCCTCACCCTAAGGGAGATCCAGGTCGTGCCCCCGGACGAGGGCTACCGCAAGGCCGTCGAGAGCTTCACCCGCCAACGCCTCAACGTCTGCCTGGAGGAGGATGACTGGGAGGAGATCGAGAACCGCCTGGGGTGCGGCCAGGTCGAGGAGCTCATCGAGGAGGCGAAGGACGAGCTCACGCTTATCTCCAAGATGATCG ATCAGTAG
- the LOC122010166 gene encoding probable NADH dehydrogenase [ubiquinone] 1 alpha subcomplex subunit 5, mitochondrial isoform X1, protein MRSSTVIEFDFEAKMFLRRVLLGGGWRAMSTQVGKKVKETTGIVGLDVVPNAREVLISLYTLTLREIQVVPPDEGYRKAVESFTRQRLNVCLEEDDWEEIENRLGCGQVEELIEEAKDELTLISKMIEYSVTILILGVCLRALRHYVTAEGRTFKRLIGRIIPRFLLLHPFVETWMSYIYC, encoded by the exons ATGCGCTCTTCCACGGTGATCGAGTTCGATTTTGAGGCGAAGATGTTCCTGCGGCGAGTGCTGTTGGGCGGCGGATGGCGGGCTATGTCGACGCAAGTAGGGAAGAAGGTGAAGGAGACGACCGGGATTGTGGGGCTCGACGTGGTGCCCAACGCCCGCGAGGTGCTGATCTCCCTCTACACCCTCACCCTAAGGGAGATCCAGGTCGTGCCCCCGGACGAGGGCTACCGCAAGGCCGTCGAGAGCTTCACCCGCCAACGCCTCAACGTCTGCCTGGAGGAGGATGACTGGGAGGAGATCGAGAACCGCCTGGGGTGCGGCCAGGTCGAGGAGCTCATCGAGGAGGCGAAGGACGAGCTCACGCTTATCTCCAAGATGATCG AGTACTCTGTCACGATCTTGATTTTGGGAGTGTGTCTCCGTGCGTTGAGGCACTATGTGACAGCTGAGGGAAGAACCTTCAAGAGATTGATTGGGCGGATCATTCCCCGTTTTCTTCTTCTGCATCCCTTTGTTGAAACCTGGATGTCTTATATCTATTGTTAA